A portion of the Deltaproteobacteria bacterium genome contains these proteins:
- a CDS encoding glycosyltransferase: MRFLKRLFYRKPEFIYKPDNMSILIIGSNKKNQGYYRDLELLRQTCGVKTGEDFDYESYDWDIRRVINDIFGSTPPQIIYIHYVRHYTHRIKNLDKTGIPIIGFVGDPQDFIIDNPVNQQKKEFFVKNNVTTYFTIAPKANEMVYEGLGTKSIRIINSHLAADPNIFKPMGMKRKYDIASMGAHTDKKYPFRRLVREHLESQKDLKFYKRQRVKGHSNDAERFAKLLNRFKSCFTCASIYGYTVAKYYEIPACGTLLFGEKTDLLDEFGYIDGINFVEVTPENFKDKFHYYLREVKSEERESIAEAGRRLVLSRHIWEHRIREVVKEIKEIVGG, translated from the coding sequence ATGAGATTCCTAAAAAGGCTGTTTTATAGAAAACCTGAATTTATTTATAAACCAGACAATATGTCCATCCTCATTATAGGAAGCAATAAAAAAAATCAGGGATATTACCGCGACCTTGAGCTTTTAAGACAGACATGCGGCGTAAAGACTGGCGAAGATTTTGATTATGAATCCTATGACTGGGATATAAGGCGGGTTATTAACGACATCTTCGGCAGCACGCCGCCGCAGATAATATACATCCATTATGTAAGACATTATACGCACAGGATCAAAAATCTTGACAAAACCGGCATCCCGATTATCGGGTTTGTGGGCGATCCCCAGGACTTCATTATTGACAATCCGGTAAATCAGCAGAAAAAGGAATTCTTCGTTAAAAATAATGTAACTACTTATTTCACTATAGCCCCTAAAGCAAACGAAATGGTTTATGAGGGACTTGGCACTAAATCAATAAGGATAATTAACTCCCATCTTGCTGCAGACCCCAATATTTTTAAGCCTATGGGAATGAAAAGAAAATATGATATTGCCTCTATGGGCGCGCATACCGATAAAAAATATCCGTTCAGAAGGCTTGTCAGGGAACACCTTGAAAGCCAGAAGGATTTGAAGTTTTATAAAAGACAAAGGGTCAAGGGACACAGTAATGATGCAGAGAGGTTTGCAAAACTGCTTAACAGGTTTAAATCCTGTTTTACCTGCGCATCCATCTACGGATATACGGTTGCAAAATATTACGAGATACCTGCATGCGGCACGCTTCTTTTTGGAGAAAAGACAGACCTGCTGGATGAATTCGGTTATATTGACGGCATTAACTTTGTTGAGGTAACTCCTGAAAACTTTAAAGACAAATTCCACTATTATCTGAGAGAGGTAAAATCGGAAGAAAGAGAATCTATTGCAGAGGCAGGCAGGAGGCTTGTCCTTTCAA
- a CDS encoding class I SAM-dependent methyltransferase: MYKLLENRYIHNFVQRILLLGRKKALINTEREIREICSGNVLDIGCGTLRYAHLFEERYCGIDINLIYGKGSLSKRKPFVCGDATKLPFKDNSFDSVFSIGFFHHIGYDGAKNVFNEIIRVSKPDTTILIMDAFYPDSKLNLIGWLLCKIDRGRFMRRKEEFEKELNRHFHIICSLHIKRSYPYNLQAFVLKIPCA; the protein is encoded by the coding sequence ATGTATAAACTCCTTGAGAACCGATACATCCATAATTTTGTTCAGAGAATTTTACTGCTTGGAAGAAAAAAGGCTCTAATCAATACAGAGAGAGAGATAAGAGAAATTTGCTCTGGTAATGTTCTTGATATAGGTTGTGGAACCCTTAGATATGCCCATTTGTTTGAAGAAAGATACTGTGGTATAGATATAAATTTAATCTACGGAAAAGGGAGCCTCTCAAAACGCAAACCATTTGTCTGTGGAGATGCTACAAAATTGCCGTTTAAGGATAACTCTTTTGACTCTGTATTCAGTATAGGCTTTTTTCATCATATAGGTTATGATGGGGCTAAAAATGTCTTTAATGAAATTATCAGGGTATCTAAACCTGACACTACAATACTAATAATGGATGCCTTTTATCCTGATAGTAAATTAAATCTAATAGGTTGGCTATTGTGCAAGATTGACAGAGGACGATTTATGAGGAGAAAGGAAGAATTTGAAAAAGAATTAAATAGACATTTCCACATAATATGCTCTCTACATATTAAGAGGAGTTACCCTTATAATCTTCAAGCATTTGTTCTCAAAATACCATGTGCATAA
- a CDS encoding cobalamin B12-binding domain-containing protein → MKVLLLIPPTDLSRSYGKLKKFSNPQPSIGIAYIAALLRENGHDVKVTDAYVNGYGMEEIMVMVREFNPDALGISVLTPSAEVVYEISKHIRNSFPDIVIIMGNMHASLFSDEILSQKYADFVVHREGELTMQELLATLADNGNPDDVAGISFMKNGVIINNPMSEHIADLNSLPLPAWDLFPLSKYSTDPRTEVKRGVVEMQILSTRGCPNQCTFCSSRTERSLGSRYRMRDPKLVVDEMVFMYEKFGSRVFSFMDLAFTLVKSHAAALCNEIINRGLNKKLKWVTECRVKPLEQDLLFLMKEAGCVRVNFGIESGSDDILKMLKKNFTTHDARDAVRMAKKAGIEIDGMFMIGLPCETESSIRQTIDFAVELNVRYAIFNIFVPYPGCELWDMLNSQNKIQFKKWSDFTSYPTYSGGEPVYVPDALSKEKIMKLQSMAMKKFYLRPKFVLNEIKNFKIDKIPHYIDGLMGLFSKRKANQ, encoded by the coding sequence ATGAAGGTTTTACTATTAATTCCACCTACTGATCTGAGCAGGTCATATGGCAAATTAAAAAAATTTTCAAATCCTCAACCTTCAATAGGCATTGCATATATTGCGGCATTGCTGAGAGAAAACGGACATGATGTAAAAGTCACTGATGCCTATGTCAATGGTTACGGCATGGAAGAAATAATGGTGATGGTAAGAGAGTTCAACCCTGATGCCCTAGGAATAAGTGTACTGACTCCTTCTGCTGAGGTAGTTTATGAAATATCCAAACATATTCGTAACAGTTTTCCAGATATAGTCATAATAATGGGAAATATGCACGCTTCTCTGTTCTCAGACGAGATTTTGTCCCAAAAATATGCCGATTTTGTTGTTCACAGAGAAGGTGAATTAACTATGCAGGAACTTTTGGCGACCCTTGCGGACAACGGGAATCCTGATGATGTAGCCGGTATATCATTTATGAAAAACGGTGTTATCATAAACAATCCGATGAGTGAGCATATAGCAGACCTTAACAGCCTTCCGCTGCCGGCATGGGATTTATTTCCTCTCAGCAAATACTCTACAGACCCGAGAACAGAGGTAAAGAGGGGTGTTGTTGAGATGCAAATACTATCTACACGCGGTTGCCCCAATCAGTGTACATTTTGCTCTTCCAGAACAGAAAGGAGCCTCGGGTCCCGATATAGGATGAGAGACCCTAAATTAGTTGTAGATGAGATGGTCTTTATGTATGAAAAATTTGGGAGCCGTGTCTTTAGTTTTATGGATCTGGCATTCACCCTTGTAAAAAGCCATGCTGCTGCCCTTTGTAATGAGATTATCAATAGAGGCTTGAACAAAAAACTAAAGTGGGTAACAGAGTGCCGTGTCAAGCCTCTTGAGCAAGACCTGCTATTCCTTATGAAAGAGGCAGGTTGCGTACGGGTTAACTTTGGCATTGAATCAGGCAGCGATGACATACTTAAAATGCTTAAAAAAAATTTTACAACCCATGATGCCCGGGACGCCGTCAGAATGGCTAAAAAAGCCGGTATAGAGATAGATGGTATGTTTATGATAGGGCTTCCATGTGAAACAGAATCATCTATCAGACAGACCATTGACTTTGCAGTGGAACTGAATGTCAGATATGCTATATTTAATATATTCGTGCCATATCCGGGGTGCGAATTGTGGGATATGCTGAACAGCCAGAACAAAATACAATTCAAAAAGTGGAGTGATTTCACCTCATATCCAACCTACTCAGGAGGTGAGCCTGTCTATGTTCCTGATGCACTCTCAAAAGAGAAGATAATGAAACTTCAGTCAATGGCGATGAAAAAGTTTTATCTGAGACCTAAGTTTGTATTGAATGAAATTAAAAATTTCAAAATTGACAAAATACCGCATTATATTGATGGGCTCATGGGACTATTTTCAAAGAGGAAGGCAAATCAATGA
- a CDS encoding glycosyltransferase family 2 protein, producing the protein MELKTKFDRGVSLLCWAYNEEESILEYLEKAAQLMDSTVEDYEIILIDDGSTDRTYEIANAFQEKNPRLKVFKNEKNLNVGISSQRAIQKASKEYLFWQTIDWSYDIANLRLFLEYLKTYDIVQGVRRKPVNVRLKFLKPFALVLKLFGIKHLTKRSDTVTKAIISVINYMLIRLLFRVPLSDFQNITFYPTKWIQTIKFEAKSSFANPEGLIKSYWAGMSIKEVPINFIPRNKGEAKGTKIKAIKTSVLDIFKLWFVWIILRKRGHLHKGRICRFNPHESE; encoded by the coding sequence ATGGAACTGAAGACTAAATTTGACAGAGGTGTATCCCTTCTTTGTTGGGCATACAATGAGGAAGAGTCAATTCTGGAATATCTTGAAAAAGCGGCGCAGTTGATGGATTCTACAGTTGAAGACTACGAAATTATACTTATTGATGATGGAAGCACAGACAGAACCTATGAAATAGCTAATGCATTTCAGGAGAAGAATCCGCGGTTAAAGGTGTTTAAGAATGAAAAAAATTTGAATGTGGGTATTTCAAGCCAGAGGGCGATACAGAAGGCTTCAAAGGAATATTTGTTTTGGCAGACAATTGACTGGAGCTATGATATTGCCAATTTGAGATTGTTTCTTGAGTATTTAAAAACCTACGATATTGTTCAAGGCGTTAGAAGAAAACCGGTTAATGTCAGATTGAAATTCCTAAAACCCTTTGCATTGGTTCTGAAACTCTTTGGTATAAAACACCTGACTAAACGTTCTGATACTGTTACAAAGGCTATAATATCTGTGATTAATTATATGTTAATAAGACTCCTCTTTAGAGTTCCACTTTCTGATTTTCAGAACATAACCTTTTATCCTACTAAATGGATTCAAACAATCAAATTTGAGGCAAAAAGTTCCTTTGCAAACCCAGAAGGCTTGATAAAATCATATTGGGCTGGCATGTCAATAAAAGAGGTTCCAATAAACTTTATTCCTCGTAATAAAGGAGAGGCAAAGGGGACAAAGATAAAGGCAATAAAGACCTCTGTTCTGGATATTTTTAAATTATGGTTTGTATGGATAATATTAAGGAAAAGGGGCCATTTACACAAGGGTCGGATATGCAGGTTTAATCCCCACGAATCGGAGTAG
- a CDS encoding GDP-mannose 4,6-dehydratase, with the protein MKKTILVTGGAGFIGSNFVRHIYKKYLDYKIIILDALTYAGHVDNLPVNLNENNHDERISFWYGNVRNGELVDTLVSQSDVVVHFAAETHVTRSIYDNFLFFETDVLGTQTIANAVLKYRDRIERFIHISTSEVYGTARKELMDEEHPLMPMSPYASAKAGADRLVYSYWATYEIPVVIIRPFNNYGPYQHLEKAVPRFITSCILDEPVRVHGDGTAARDFVFVEDVCGAIDAVIHSDITKVKGEVFNVASSVHRSILSIAHDVVRIMGKDESLITCVGDRPGQVFRHTGDISKISSLLGWQPSVTWEEGLKKTVKWYKENRAWWEKQLWMRAVPIITKTGKKELH; encoded by the coding sequence ATGAAAAAGACCATACTTGTTACAGGCGGCGCGGGTTTTATAGGAAGCAACTTTGTCAGACATATTTATAAAAAATACCTTGATTATAAAATTATAATCCTTGACGCCCTTACATATGCCGGACATGTTGATAATCTTCCTGTAAATTTGAATGAAAATAATCATGATGAACGGATTAGTTTCTGGTATGGCAATGTAAGAAATGGCGAATTAGTGGATACATTGGTTTCTCAGTCTGATGTGGTAGTGCATTTTGCCGCTGAAACCCATGTGACCCGTTCAATCTACGATAATTTTCTTTTTTTTGAAACGGATGTTCTTGGAACACAAACAATTGCCAATGCAGTTTTAAAATATAGAGACAGGATAGAAAGATTTATTCATATATCTACTTCAGAGGTTTACGGAACCGCCAGAAAAGAACTTATGGATGAGGAACATCCTTTAATGCCCATGAGTCCGTATGCATCTGCAAAGGCAGGTGCGGACAGACTTGTTTATTCTTATTGGGCAACCTATGAAATACCTGTTGTAATAATCCGTCCTTTTAATAATTATGGCCCTTATCAGCATTTGGAAAAGGCAGTGCCGAGATTTATAACGAGTTGTATCCTAGATGAACCTGTCAGGGTGCATGGAGATGGGACAGCGGCGCGGGATTTTGTATTTGTTGAAGATGTATGCGGGGCAATTGATGCAGTCATACACTCTGATATAACCAAAGTAAAAGGAGAGGTTTTTAATGTGGCTAGCAGTGTCCATCGTTCTATTCTATCTATTGCGCACGATGTGGTCAGGATAATGGGTAAAGATGAATCGTTGATAACATGTGTTGGCGACCGTCCTGGTCAGGTTTTCAGGCATACCGGCGATATATCTAAAATCAGTAGTTTGTTGGGATGGCAGCCAAGTGTGACATGGGAGGAAGGGCTAAAGAAGACAGTTAAGTGGTATAAAGAAAACAGGGCATGGTGGGAAAAACAGTTGTGGATGAGGGCGGTGCCGATTATTACAAAGACCGGTAAAAAGGAACTTCATTAA
- a CDS encoding WbqC family protein yields the protein MGERTIGILQPGYLPWLGFFEQMHKSDVFVIYDDVQYDKEGWRNRNRIKTANGIQWLTVPVMVNLEAHPLVHEVKIDNKTNWRKKHLSSIRQNYSKAPYFKKYIDIFEEGYSKEWECLVDIDMYFILRLSECLGMDDTKIIKSSALNIDGDKIGRLINICKFFNADTFYEGAAGKNYIDENYFESHGIKMEYQDYKHPIYNQLYGDFVPYLSVIDLLFNHGDESLAILLNKNL from the coding sequence ATGGGTGAGAGGACAATCGGTATTTTACAGCCGGGATATTTGCCATGGCTTGGTTTTTTTGAGCAGATGCACAAAAGCGATGTTTTTGTCATTTATGACGATGTTCAATATGATAAAGAAGGTTGGAGAAACCGAAACAGGATTAAAACAGCTAATGGCATTCAGTGGCTTACTGTTCCTGTTATGGTCAACTTGGAGGCCCACCCGCTTGTCCATGAGGTGAAGATTGATAACAAGACAAACTGGAGAAAGAAACACCTTTCTTCAATAAGACAGAATTATTCAAAGGCGCCTTATTTTAAAAAATATATTGATATATTTGAAGAGGGGTATTCAAAAGAGTGGGAATGCCTTGTGGATATTGATATGTATTTTATATTAAGATTGAGCGAATGTCTGGGTATGGATGACACGAAGATAATCAAGTCATCGGCATTAAATATAGATGGCGACAAGATTGGAAGACTTATAAATATCTGCAAGTTTTTTAATGCGGATACCTTTTATGAAGGGGCGGCAGGCAAAAATTACATTGATGAGAATTATTTTGAAAGTCATGGTATAAAGATGGAATATCAGGATTATAAACATCCTATATACAATCAATTGTATGGAGATTTTGTTCCATACCTTTCTGTAATAGATTTGCTTTTCAATCATGGAGATGAGAGTCTTGCAATCTTATTAAATAAAAACTTATAA
- a CDS encoding radical SAM protein, with protein sequence MTDENIIVEHVQESYGIRPEAKGFPMMCVLSFVYVCNAKCPYCPYTNSEIRADYRDRPFMNEDTFKIIADECGKYNAWIRLSGGGEPMLHPKAVELMEYAKKVGAKVGLITNGSRFTEENSMRLLEAGVDMIEFSVDAADPETYERVRKGLDWDTLVENVKRMVELRNKLKSSSKIIASGVNQDGVDIDTVAKFWEPRVDVFQKRKYLTWGINDPLKSADSTPYLPPEERVPCPFIFERLNIDSRGKVMVCGFDIAAVTDMGNIHDKSIKEIWHGAGFEYYRKLHLEYRGDEIEMCRNCPDWKYRSWKHNYWKIVKNAEESRKERTGALNIQDMEGCVSETGKDM encoded by the coding sequence ATGACTGATGAAAATATAATTGTTGAACATGTACAAGAGTCTTACGGCATTAGGCCTGAAGCAAAAGGATTTCCGATGATGTGCGTGCTTTCGTTTGTATATGTGTGCAATGCAAAGTGTCCATACTGCCCGTATACAAATTCAGAAATCAGGGCTGATTACAGGGACAGACCTTTTATGAATGAGGATACCTTTAAGATAATAGCAGACGAGTGCGGGAAATATAATGCATGGATACGGCTCTCAGGCGGCGGAGAACCAATGCTGCATCCAAAGGCTGTTGAATTGATGGAATATGCAAAAAAGGTGGGGGCAAAAGTTGGCTTAATAACCAATGGATCAAGATTCACAGAGGAAAACAGTATGAGGCTTCTTGAGGCAGGGGTTGATATGATAGAGTTCAGCGTGGATGCTGCAGACCCTGAAACATACGAAAGGGTGAGGAAGGGTCTTGACTGGGATACATTGGTTGAAAATGTCAAGAGGATGGTTGAGTTAAGGAATAAATTAAAAAGTTCTTCAAAGATTATAGCAAGCGGTGTCAATCAGGATGGTGTTGATATAGATACGGTGGCAAAATTTTGGGAACCTCGCGTGGATGTTTTCCAAAAGAGAAAATATCTTACATGGGGGATAAACGACCCATTAAAATCTGCTGACTCTACTCCTTATCTGCCGCCTGAAGAGCGTGTGCCTTGCCCTTTTATTTTCGAGAGGCTTAATATAGATTCAAGGGGAAAGGTCATGGTGTGCGGCTTTGATATTGCCGCGGTAACTGACATGGGAAACATCCATGATAAGAGCATAAAAGAGATATGGCACGGAGCTGGTTTTGAATATTACAGAAAACTGCATCTTGAATACAGAGGGGATGAAATTGAAATGTGCAGGAACTGTCCTGATTGGAAATACCGCTCATGGAAGCACAATTACTGGAAGATTGTAAAAAATGCAGAAGAAAGCCGCAAAGAAAGAACTGGCGCCCTGAATATTCAGGATATGGAGGGGTGCGTTAGTGAGACAGGTAAGGATATGTAG